One Archaeoglobus neptunius genomic region harbors:
- a CDS encoding A24 family peptidase C-terminal domain-containing protein gives MPVTDLTKFLIVLGFLIYACKLDIESRIVPNRVWKYMLLVSLPITAFQLFTEVHFQLAFAIAALQVVMVISLAYLLYFIGAYGGADAKAIMALALIFPFYPKYNGFPMLNMGFGSFAFSTLANSVITAPVLLMLMFLRNLIVEGVTGLRENFIYYFTGYRVRLDNLPKFHNLLEYVDENGRFRRVRRAIEPDDEIIERLRRKKIETVWVTPALPFLVFITAGYVAAFILGDLLFLVISNILSW, from the coding sequence ATGCCGGTAACTGATCTTACAAAATTCCTCATCGTCCTTGGATTTTTAATTTATGCATGCAAACTGGACATAGAGAGCAGAATAGTACCGAACAGAGTGTGGAAGTACATGCTCCTAGTCTCGCTACCGATCACAGCATTTCAGCTTTTTACAGAGGTGCACTTTCAGCTAGCATTCGCAATAGCAGCCCTACAGGTTGTCATGGTCATATCCCTTGCCTATCTGCTTTATTTCATAGGTGCATACGGCGGTGCCGATGCGAAGGCCATTATGGCTCTTGCACTGATATTTCCTTTCTACCCTAAATACAACGGATTTCCCATGCTGAACATGGGATTCGGATCATTTGCATTCTCCACTCTTGCCAATTCCGTGATTACAGCTCCTGTTCTTCTTATGTTAATGTTTCTCAGAAATCTGATTGTTGAGGGGGTTACGGGCCTGAGAGAGAACTTCATATACTACTTTACAGGCTACAGGGTGAGACTCGACAATTTGCCAAAGTTTCACAATCTCCTGGAGTACGTGGACGAGAACGGCAGGTTCAGAAGGGTGAGAAGGGCTATAGAGCCAGACGACGAGATAATAGAGAGACTGAGGAGGAAAAAAATTGAGACCGTATGGGTAACCCCCGCTCTGCCTTTTCTCGTTTTCATCACAGCAGGATATGTGGCTGCCTTTATACTTGGTGATCTACTTTTCCTCGTTATTTCCAACATTCTAAGCTGGTGA